One window of the Shewanella litorisediminis genome contains the following:
- a CDS encoding efflux RND transporter permease subunit, with amino-acid sequence MLQKLIEQAVRSRLIVLIFLIAAMAAAAVMLPRLNLDAFPDVTNVQVQVNTAAEGLAAEEVEKLISYPVESAMYALPSVTEVRSLSRTGLSIVTVVFEEGTDIYFARQQVFEQLQAARETIPDGVGVPEIGPNTSGLGQVYQYILRAAPESGIAPDELRSLNDYLVKLIMMPVGGVTDVLSFGGEVRQYQVQVDPAKLLSYGIKLDDVTTALEGNNRNAGGWFMAQGQEQLVVRGYGLLPAGDAGLDAIAQIPLAEWLGTPVRIMDVARVAFGSEIRVGAVTMTRRDEAGSPEPLGEVVAGVILKRMGANTKATIDDINSRTALIQQALPDGVTFEVFYDQSDLVTKAVTTVRDALLLAFVFIVAVLALFLVNVRATALVLLSIPVAIALALMVMSYFGMSANLMSLGGLAVAIGMLVDGSVVMVENIFRHLTQPDGRIDDGQPTDPGLSEEDAHREGGYGGIAMRILQAAREVCSPIFFATLIIIVVFAPLFALEGVEGKLFQPMAVSIILAMLSALMVALVVVPALAVYLFRHGVHLRQSPLLIPIDKGYRRVLGAVMARPKTLGITALLLFGLSMALLPRLGTEFVPELEEGTINLRVTLAPTASLDTSLMVAPKLEAMLLEFPEVEYALSRIGAPELGGDPEPVSNIEIYIGLKPIDEWQSAGSRVELQRLMEEKLSVFPGLLFTFSQPIATRVDELLSGVKAQLAIKLFGPDLDVLAEKGQQLSDLVSKVPGAVDVSLEQVSGEAQLVVRPDRARLARYGISVDEVMNLVSTGIGGSAAGQVIDGNARYDINVRLKADTRASADAIADLLLVGANGARVRLGEVADVVVEMAPPNIRRDDVQRRVVVQANVSGRDMGSVVKDIYALVPEAKLPPGYTVSVGGQYENQQRAQAKLMLVVPVSIGLIALLLYFSFGALKQVGLIMANVPLALIGGVVALYVSGTYLSVPSSIGFITLFGVAVLNGVVLVDSINQRRAGGEALYQAVYEGTAARLRPVLMTALTSALGLIPILLSSGVGSEIQQPLAVVIIGGLFSSTALTLLVLPTLYMALYRRDEREIEEPE; translated from the coding sequence ATGCTACAGAAACTCATAGAGCAGGCGGTGCGAAGCCGTCTGATAGTGCTCATCTTTTTGATAGCCGCCATGGCAGCTGCTGCCGTGATGCTGCCGAGGTTGAATCTGGATGCCTTTCCCGATGTGACCAACGTGCAGGTGCAGGTGAATACCGCCGCCGAGGGGCTCGCCGCCGAAGAGGTGGAAAAGCTCATCAGCTACCCGGTGGAATCGGCCATGTATGCCCTGCCTTCGGTGACCGAAGTGCGCTCTTTGTCGCGCACCGGGCTTTCCATTGTGACCGTGGTGTTTGAAGAAGGCACCGACATCTACTTTGCCCGCCAGCAGGTGTTTGAGCAGCTGCAGGCAGCAAGGGAGACTATTCCGGACGGTGTGGGCGTGCCGGAGATTGGCCCCAACACCTCGGGCCTTGGGCAGGTGTACCAGTACATTCTGCGGGCTGCGCCCGAGTCGGGCATAGCCCCTGACGAGCTTCGCAGCCTCAACGACTATCTGGTGAAGCTCATTATGATGCCGGTGGGTGGCGTGACCGATGTGCTCTCGTTCGGTGGTGAGGTACGCCAGTATCAGGTACAGGTCGACCCGGCCAAGCTGCTCTCTTATGGCATCAAACTGGACGATGTGACCACAGCGCTGGAAGGCAATAACCGTAACGCCGGTGGCTGGTTTATGGCCCAGGGCCAGGAGCAATTGGTGGTGCGCGGCTATGGCCTCTTGCCTGCCGGTGACGCCGGGCTTGATGCCATTGCGCAAATACCCCTTGCAGAATGGCTGGGCACGCCGGTGCGGATTATGGATGTGGCCAGGGTTGCCTTTGGCAGTGAAATCCGCGTCGGTGCCGTGACCATGACCCGCCGTGACGAAGCCGGTAGCCCTGAGCCACTGGGTGAAGTGGTGGCCGGGGTGATTTTGAAGCGCATGGGCGCCAACACCAAGGCGACCATAGATGACATCAACAGCCGTACCGCCCTGATTCAGCAGGCGTTGCCGGATGGGGTGACCTTCGAGGTGTTCTACGACCAGTCTGATCTGGTGACCAAGGCGGTGACCACGGTGCGCGACGCCCTGTTGCTGGCCTTCGTGTTTATTGTGGCTGTGCTGGCGCTGTTTTTGGTGAATGTGCGCGCCACCGCGCTGGTGCTCTTGTCGATTCCGGTTGCCATCGCGCTGGCGCTGATGGTGATGTCTTATTTCGGCATGTCGGCCAATCTGATGTCCCTCGGCGGCCTTGCCGTGGCCATAGGTATGTTGGTGGATGGCTCTGTGGTGATGGTGGAGAATATTTTCCGCCACCTCACCCAGCCTGACGGTCGGATTGATGATGGCCAGCCGACCGACCCGGGCCTCAGTGAAGAAGACGCCCACCGTGAAGGCGGCTATGGCGGTATTGCCATGCGGATTTTGCAGGCGGCGCGGGAAGTGTGCAGCCCGATTTTCTTCGCGACCCTCATCATCATCGTGGTGTTTGCGCCGCTCTTTGCCCTCGAAGGAGTGGAAGGCAAGCTGTTCCAGCCGATGGCGGTCAGCATCATTCTGGCGATGCTGTCGGCACTGATGGTGGCGCTGGTGGTGGTGCCTGCGCTGGCGGTGTATCTGTTTCGCCACGGCGTGCATCTGCGCCAAAGCCCGCTGCTTATCCCCATCGATAAAGGCTACCGCCGGGTGCTGGGCGCCGTAATGGCGCGCCCCAAAACCCTGGGTATCACAGCACTGCTGCTGTTTGGACTCAGCATGGCGCTGCTGCCACGGCTTGGCACCGAGTTTGTGCCCGAGCTTGAGGAAGGCACCATCAACCTGCGGGTAACCCTGGCACCCACCGCAAGCCTGGATACCTCGCTGATGGTAGCGCCCAAGCTTGAAGCCATGCTGCTGGAATTTCCCGAGGTGGAATATGCCCTGTCGCGTATCGGTGCCCCAGAGCTTGGCGGCGACCCTGAGCCTGTGAGCAACATCGAAATCTATATCGGCCTAAAGCCCATCGATGAGTGGCAGTCGGCAGGCAGTCGCGTCGAGCTGCAGCGGCTGATGGAAGAAAAACTGTCGGTGTTCCCGGGCTTGCTGTTTACCTTCTCTCAGCCCATTGCCACCCGGGTGGATGAGCTCTTATCCGGCGTAAAAGCCCAGCTTGCCATCAAGCTGTTTGGCCCGGATTTGGACGTGCTTGCCGAAAAAGGTCAGCAGCTTTCGGATCTGGTGTCAAAAGTGCCCGGCGCCGTGGATGTGTCGCTTGAGCAGGTGAGCGGTGAAGCTCAGCTGGTGGTGCGCCCGGACCGTGCCCGTCTGGCGCGCTACGGCATCAGCGTGGATGAGGTGATGAACCTTGTCAGCACCGGCATTGGTGGCAGCGCCGCCGGGCAGGTGATTGACGGCAACGCCCGCTACGACATCAATGTGCGCCTTAAGGCCGACACCCGCGCCAGCGCCGATGCCATAGCGGATCTCTTGCTGGTTGGCGCCAACGGCGCCCGGGTACGCCTGGGTGAGGTGGCCGATGTGGTGGTGGAAATGGCGCCGCCCAACATTCGCCGCGACGATGTGCAGCGCCGGGTGGTGGTGCAGGCCAACGTCTCCGGCCGCGATATGGGCTCGGTGGTGAAAGACATCTACGCCCTGGTGCCCGAGGCCAAGCTGCCGCCGGGCTATACCGTGAGTGTTGGCGGTCAGTACGAAAACCAGCAGCGGGCTCAGGCGAAGCTGATGCTGGTGGTGCCTGTGTCCATCGGTTTGATAGCGCTCTTGCTGTACTTCTCCTTCGGCGCGCTCAAGCAAGTGGGGCTCATCATGGCCAATGTGCCTTTGGCGCTGATTGGCGGTGTGGTGGCGCTCTATGTCAGCGGCACCTATCTGTCGGTGCCCAGCTCCATCGGTTTTATCACCCTGTTTGGCGTGGCCGTGCTCAATGGCGTGGTACTGGTGGACTCCATCAACCAGCGCCGTGCAGGTGGTGAAGCCCTGTACCAGGCGGTGTACGAAGGCACGGCGGCGCGTCTGCGCCCGGTGCTGATGACGGCACTGACCTCGGCGCTGGGGCTGATTCCGATTTTGCTCTCAAGCGGTGTGGGCAGCGAAATTCAACAGCCGCTGGCGGTGGTGATTATCGGCGGCCTGTTCAGCTCGACAGCCCTCACGCTGCTGGTGTTGCCGACCCTGTACATGGCGCTTTACCGGCGCGATGAGCGTGAGATTGAAGAGCCTGAATGA
- a CDS encoding efflux RND transporter periplasmic adaptor subunit — protein MNAKTLLSALAFVVAFTFALAVSQPALAGDGHGAAEGAVEIEDAHDEDKALKLSQTQRDLAGIRVETLSATGFDLSAVATASLVVDRDRTITLAPQLEMRVLERHVVPGQEVKQGEPLLTLGGAAIAQAQADYINAATEWSRISRMGESAVSQSHRLQARVDYELKRAILESIKMTAQQIKALETAPDSIGSFKLLAPIQGRVQQDVASRGQVMPAGSPLMQLTDESFLWVEAELTPMQSRGLAMGSDARVSVSGKWLKARVIGRSHELNPITRTEKVLLSMANPGHEVHAGEFAELFLPQQANQQGGQQGIVLPDSALSRSSDGDWQVFVEDADGFEAVEVQIESRARGLNLVKGIEPGSAVVMSGAFFLASELAKSGFDIHNH, from the coding sequence ATGAATGCCAAAACCTTGTTGTCTGCACTGGCGTTCGTGGTTGCATTCACGTTTGCGTTAGCTGTGTCGCAGCCTGCCTTGGCAGGCGATGGCCATGGCGCGGCAGAAGGCGCCGTTGAAATCGAAGACGCCCATGACGAAGACAAGGCGCTGAAGCTCAGTCAGACCCAGCGCGACCTTGCCGGTATTCGGGTCGAAACCCTGTCGGCCACAGGCTTTGATTTAAGCGCCGTGGCTACCGCCAGCCTGGTGGTGGACCGTGACCGCACCATTACCCTTGCGCCGCAGCTTGAGATGAGAGTGTTGGAGCGCCATGTGGTGCCCGGGCAGGAGGTAAAACAGGGTGAGCCCTTACTCACCCTGGGTGGCGCCGCCATTGCTCAGGCCCAGGCCGACTATATTAATGCCGCCACCGAATGGAGCCGAATCAGCCGCATGGGCGAAAGTGCCGTGAGTCAATCCCACAGGTTGCAGGCGCGGGTGGACTACGAACTTAAGCGCGCCATTCTCGAGTCCATCAAGATGACGGCTCAGCAAATCAAAGCCCTGGAAACGGCGCCGGACAGCATCGGCAGCTTTAAACTGCTGGCACCCATCCAGGGCCGGGTGCAGCAGGATGTGGCCAGTCGTGGTCAGGTAATGCCGGCCGGCTCGCCGTTGATGCAGCTGACCGATGAATCCTTCCTGTGGGTAGAGGCCGAGCTGACGCCAATGCAGTCCCGCGGCCTTGCCATGGGCAGCGATGCCCGGGTGAGCGTGTCCGGCAAGTGGCTCAAGGCCAGGGTGATTGGCCGCTCCCACGAGCTTAACCCCATCACCCGTACCGAAAAGGTGCTGCTGTCGATGGCAAACCCCGGCCACGAGGTGCACGCCGGTGAGTTTGCCGAGCTGTTTTTGCCCCAGCAAGCCAATCAGCAGGGCGGCCAACAGGGAATAGTGCTGCCGGACTCGGCCCTGAGCCGCAGTAGCGATGGCGACTGGCAGGTGTTTGTGGAAGACGCCGACGGTTTTGAGGCGGTGGAAGTGCAAATCGAATCCCGTGCCCGAGGCCTGAATCTGGTGAAGGGGATTGAGCCCGGCAGCGCCGTGGTGATGTCCGGTGCCTTCTTCCTGGCCTCTGAGCTGGCCAAGTCTGGTTTTGATATCCACAACCACTGA
- a CDS encoding DUF3012 domain-containing protein translates to MNKLTLAKIAAALTLVAGLAACAPEVGSEAWCKKMEDKPKGDWTSNEAADYAKHCVFK, encoded by the coding sequence ATGAATAAGCTGACACTGGCCAAGATCGCCGCCGCTCTGACTCTGGTTGCCGGCCTTGCCGCCTGTGCCCCCGAAGTGGGCAGTGAAGCCTGGTGTAAAAAGATGGAAGACAAGCCAAAAGGTGACTGGACGTCTAACGAAGCCGCTGACTACGCCAAGCACTGCGTATTCAAGTAA
- a CDS encoding STAS/SEC14 domain-containing protein → MLCQIPEIAKGVISLFASGRITAQDYRTHLQPAIKRYREDWGQVCLYIEADVLLEGWEQASLSGAGEVQLPAFDALVFVGGPDWVGNAIRLLGPFVAGEIAWFPLQDKAKAIAWIQKRSLIKA, encoded by the coding sequence ATGTTATGCCAGATCCCCGAGATTGCTAAGGGCGTAATCAGTCTTTTTGCCAGCGGCCGCATTACGGCCCAGGATTATCGCACCCATTTGCAGCCGGCCATCAAGCGCTATCGGGAGGATTGGGGTCAGGTCTGCTTGTATATTGAGGCCGACGTACTGCTGGAAGGCTGGGAGCAAGCTTCCCTGTCCGGCGCCGGTGAGGTACAGTTACCTGCGTTCGATGCCTTGGTTTTTGTTGGCGGTCCGGATTGGGTCGGTAACGCCATTCGACTGCTCGGTCCCTTTGTGGCCGGTGAAATCGCCTGGTTTCCCCTTCAGGATAAGGCAAAAGCCATTGCCTGGATTCAAAAGCGTTCGCTAATCAAAGCTTGA
- the arfB gene encoding alternative ribosome rescue aminoacyl-tRNA hydrolase ArfB, with translation MITISQRVQLQDQEIEWQFIRSSGAGGQNVNKVSTCAQLIFDIRASSLPEFYKEKLLARSDHRITPSGKIIIKCQETRSQEANRETALAQFISLVQSVNQVQKKRIPTKATRASQQRRVDTKKQRASTKAMRGKVSY, from the coding sequence ATGATCACAATCTCACAGCGCGTCCAGCTGCAGGACCAGGAAATCGAATGGCAGTTCATCCGCTCCAGCGGGGCCGGTGGCCAGAACGTGAATAAAGTCTCCACCTGCGCCCAGCTTATCTTCGATATCCGAGCCTCTTCATTGCCGGAGTTTTATAAAGAAAAGCTGCTGGCCAGGAGCGATCATCGCATCACTCCAAGCGGCAAAATCATCATCAAATGCCAGGAGACCCGCAGCCAGGAAGCCAACCGCGAAACCGCGCTGGCGCAATTTATCAGTCTGGTGCAGTCGGTCAATCAGGTACAGAAAAAACGTATTCCCACCAAGGCCACCCGTGCCAGCCAGCAGCGCCGGGTGGATACCAAAAAGCAGCGCGCCTCCACCAAGGCCATGCGTGGCAAGGTCAGTTACTGA
- the aroQ gene encoding type II 3-dehydroquinate dehydratase gives MTANQTVPKVLLINGPNLNLLGRREPGVYGSQTLAQIVAGLESQASALGVALEHIQSNAEHVLIDAIHNTDADFVIINPAAFTHTSVALRDALLGVALPFIEVHLSNVHAREPFRHHSYFSDKAVGVILGLGPKGYSLALAAAAERLKGSN, from the coding sequence ATGACTGCCAACCAAACTGTTCCCAAGGTATTGCTGATAAACGGCCCCAACCTGAATTTATTGGGAAGGCGCGAGCCGGGTGTGTATGGCAGCCAGACCCTGGCACAAATCGTCGCCGGATTGGAATCACAGGCAAGCGCACTTGGCGTGGCGCTCGAGCATATCCAGTCCAATGCCGAGCATGTGCTGATTGACGCCATCCACAACACGGATGCGGATTTTGTGATTATTAATCCCGCCGCCTTTACCCACACCAGTGTGGCCCTGCGGGATGCCCTGCTCGGGGTCGCCCTGCCCTTTATCGAGGTGCATCTGTCCAACGTCCATGCCCGTGAGCCCTTCCGTCATCATTCGTATTTTTCAGATAAGGCCGTTGGCGTGATTCTGGGGCTGGGCCCCAAAGGCTACTCGCTGGCACTCGCAGCGGCAGCCGAAAGGCTCAAAGGGAGCAACTGA
- the accB gene encoding acetyl-CoA carboxylase biotin carboxyl carrier protein, which yields MDLRKIKKLIELVQESGINELEVKEGEESVRIIRHGNLPPQVTEAETGTKAASAPLAQEAGHRVLSPMVGTFYRAPSSEARPFVELGTEVAVGDTLAVIEAMKMMNQIAADRAGTVKAILVDNGTAVEFDQPLFVIGDAD from the coding sequence ATGGATCTGCGAAAAATCAAAAAGCTGATTGAACTGGTGCAGGAGTCCGGCATCAATGAGCTTGAAGTTAAAGAAGGCGAAGAGTCGGTACGCATCATTCGCCACGGCAATCTTCCGCCCCAGGTGACCGAGGCAGAGACAGGCACCAAGGCTGCCAGCGCTCCGCTTGCACAGGAGGCAGGCCACCGAGTGCTATCCCCCATGGTGGGCACCTTTTATCGCGCTCCCAGCAGCGAAGCCCGCCCCTTCGTGGAACTGGGCACTGAGGTCGCCGTGGGCGACACGCTTGCAGTGATTGAAGCCATGAAAATGATGAATCAAATCGCCGCCGACCGCGCCGGAACTGTCAAAGCCATTCTGGTGGATAATGGGACAGCAGTGGAATTTGACCAACCCCTGTTTGTGATTGGTGATGCCGACTAA
- a CDS encoding acetyl-CoA carboxylase biotin carboxylase subunit translates to MPTKARFERVLVANRGEIAVRIIRACHQLGLETVAIYSSADKGALHTLLASRSLCIGPATAKDSYLNINAILEAAKLAAADAIHPGYGFLAERAEFARAVTEAGLVFLGPDADTIATMGDKVRAIEAMKDVGIPTLPGSDGALDDDMAKIGALASDIGYPVLIKASAGGGGRGMRRVDSAEELAAAIALTRSEALSAFGDDTLYLEKFLTHPRHIEFQMLADGEAALCLGERDCSAQRRHQKLIEEAPALGIAREQIREMANICEAACRRLGYRGVGTFEFLYQDGAFFFIEMNTRIQVEHTVTEMVTGLDLVAWQLKVALGQALPPKPQIQGHAIECRINAEDPHSQLPSPGLVTQLKVPGGPGVRWDSYLFPGARVPAFYDSLVGKLICHGATREEAIARLRQALTELEIQGIAINSSLHLQLIACEAFQPWQRDIHFVDALSAPGIGQTNL, encoded by the coding sequence ATGCCGACTAAAGCCCGCTTTGAACGGGTACTGGTGGCCAATCGCGGTGAAATCGCGGTGCGTATTATCCGTGCCTGCCACCAACTGGGGCTGGAAACCGTTGCCATCTATTCAAGCGCCGACAAGGGCGCGCTGCATACCTTGCTGGCAAGTCGCAGCCTCTGCATAGGTCCGGCGACAGCCAAAGACAGCTACCTCAATATCAACGCCATACTGGAGGCTGCCAAACTCGCGGCTGCCGATGCCATACATCCGGGTTATGGCTTTCTGGCCGAACGGGCCGAGTTTGCCAGGGCAGTCACGGAGGCGGGCCTCGTCTTTTTGGGGCCGGATGCCGACACCATAGCCACCATGGGCGACAAGGTCAGGGCCATTGAAGCCATGAAGGACGTGGGTATACCCACTCTGCCGGGATCAGATGGCGCGCTGGACGACGATATGGCCAAGATTGGGGCGCTCGCCTCCGATATCGGTTATCCGGTTCTAATCAAGGCCAGCGCCGGAGGCGGTGGCCGCGGCATGCGCCGTGTCGACTCGGCAGAGGAGCTGGCTGCGGCCATTGCCCTTACCCGCAGTGAGGCGCTGTCTGCCTTTGGCGACGATACCCTGTATCTGGAGAAATTCCTCACCCATCCCCGCCATATCGAATTTCAAATGCTGGCTGATGGCGAAGCTGCGCTGTGTCTGGGTGAGCGCGACTGCTCAGCCCAGCGCCGCCATCAAAAGCTGATTGAAGAAGCCCCGGCGCTTGGAATTGCCCGAGAGCAAATCCGGGAGATGGCCAATATCTGTGAGGCGGCCTGTCGACGCCTGGGTTATAGAGGAGTGGGCACCTTTGAGTTTCTCTATCAGGATGGCGCCTTTTTCTTTATCGAAATGAACACGCGCATACAGGTGGAGCACACTGTCACCGAGATGGTGACCGGACTGGATCTGGTTGCATGGCAACTCAAGGTGGCACTTGGCCAGGCTCTGCCCCCTAAACCCCAGATACAGGGTCATGCCATCGAGTGTCGCATCAATGCCGAAGACCCACACAGCCAGTTGCCTTCACCGGGTTTGGTTACCCAGCTCAAGGTGCCAGGGGGGCCTGGGGTGCGCTGGGATTCTTATCTTTTCCCCGGAGCAAGGGTGCCTGCCTTTTACGATTCATTGGTGGGTAAACTCATCTGCCATGGTGCCACCCGCGAAGAGGCCATAGCGCGCCTGCGCCAGGCACTGACAGAGCTCGAAATTCAGGGGATCGCCATCAATAGCTCTCTGCATCTGCAACTCATCGCCTGCGAAGCCTTTCAGCCCTGGCAGCGGGACATTCATTTTGTTGATGCTCTCTCAGCGCCAGGTATCGGGCAGACGAACCTGTGA
- a CDS encoding MJ1255/VC2487 family glycosyltransferase, giving the protein MKILYGVQGTGNGHLSRARVMARALAERGAEVDYLFSGRPRSQFFDMDVFGDYRVATGLTFLSRAGRISPVDTVRHNLSCRWWQDIRALDLSSYDLVLNDFDPVSAWAARRQKVPCIGISHQAALRFDVPKMGNTWFNERLLEYFAPVDVALGCHWHHFGFPLLPPFVDVGEVSEEHGHDILVYLPFEAPDDIIDFLRPFDNYRFLVYHAQSPSGAAPEHIQWHGFCREGFRKHLAEAGGVVANAGFELASEALTLGKKLLVKPLLGQFEQLSNVAALQLLGAAHSMMYLSRDAMRSWLKSASPEPVRYPAVGDELVKWIEQGEWHRGDGLSELLWSQVRLPDTWR; this is encoded by the coding sequence ATGAAAATACTGTACGGAGTGCAGGGGACGGGTAATGGCCATTTGAGCCGGGCGAGGGTGATGGCAAGGGCCCTTGCCGAGCGCGGTGCCGAGGTGGACTATTTATTCAGCGGCAGACCCAGGTCGCAGTTTTTTGATATGGATGTATTCGGCGATTACCGGGTCGCCACCGGGCTGACCTTTCTGAGCCGGGCCGGGCGTATCAGCCCGGTGGACACGGTGCGTCACAATCTCAGTTGCCGCTGGTGGCAGGATATTCGTGCCCTCGACCTCTCGTCTTACGACCTGGTGCTCAACGATTTTGACCCCGTGAGTGCCTGGGCGGCCCGGCGGCAAAAGGTACCCTGCATTGGCATCAGCCATCAGGCGGCGCTGCGCTTTGATGTACCCAAGATGGGCAATACCTGGTTTAACGAGCGCTTATTGGAATACTTTGCTCCCGTGGATGTGGCGCTTGGCTGCCACTGGCATCATTTTGGCTTTCCGCTGCTGCCACCCTTTGTAGACGTGGGAGAGGTCAGCGAAGAGCATGGCCACGATATCCTGGTGTATCTGCCCTTTGAGGCCCCGGACGACATCATCGACTTCCTGCGCCCCTTCGATAACTATCGATTTTTGGTCTACCACGCTCAGTCACCCAGCGGCGCAGCGCCCGAGCATATTCAGTGGCATGGCTTCTGTCGTGAGGGGTTTCGTAAGCACCTGGCAGAGGCCGGTGGTGTGGTGGCCAATGCCGGATTTGAACTTGCCAGCGAAGCACTGACGCTGGGAAAAAAACTGCTGGTAAAGCCGCTGCTGGGGCAGTTTGAACAGCTTTCAAACGTGGCGGCGTTGCAGCTTTTGGGCGCGGCCCACAGCATGATGTACTTAAGCCGCGACGCCATGCGCTCCTGGCTGAAGTCGGCCAGTCCTGAGCCTGTGCGTTATCCTGCCGTGGGAGATGAGCTGGTGAAATGGATTGAACAGGGAGAATGGCACAGGGGCGATGGGCTCAGCGAACTCTTGTGGTCACAGGTTCGTCTGCCCGATACCTGGCGCTGA
- a CDS encoding phosphatase PAP2 family protein: protein MLARLAEFDRCSYLLIVDGAREHGLNKPALLVSASGDGPLYIYLCVALMLFDSRGEELLRLALAAFLLELPLYLLLKNSIRRTRPCHSAIGLGCSFEPSDKFSLPSGHTAAAFVMAGAIGSIYPAAILPLYLWASLIGLSRVALGVHYPMDILAGAALGSLSVVWADKFI from the coding sequence ATGCTGGCACGCCTTGCCGAGTTTGACAGATGCAGTTATCTGCTCATCGTCGATGGAGCCCGTGAGCACGGGTTGAACAAACCGGCCTTGCTGGTATCTGCATCCGGTGATGGCCCCCTCTATATCTACCTTTGCGTTGCCCTGATGCTGTTCGACAGCCGGGGAGAAGAGCTGCTGCGCCTGGCGCTGGCCGCTTTTTTGCTTGAGCTGCCCCTGTACCTGCTGCTGAAAAACAGCATTCGCCGTACTCGTCCTTGCCACAGCGCCATAGGTCTGGGTTGCAGCTTTGAGCCTTCGGACAAGTTCAGCCTGCCATCCGGTCATACGGCTGCCGCCTTCGTGATGGCCGGTGCCATCGGCAGCATCTATCCCGCCGCCATACTGCCCCTGTACCTTTGGGCGAGCCTGATTGGCCTGTCCCGGGTGGCGCTGGGGGTACATTACCCCATGGATATTCTGGCCGGCGCTGCACTTGGCAGCCTGTCTGTGGTCTGGGCAGACAAATTCATTTGA
- a CDS encoding YgjV family protein — translation MEALNMTEIVGYMASVMVAISLMMKDIIWLRWLNFVGCSLFVAYGVAITAWPVAGMNAFVACINIYHLFKIYRAKTQKPVVA, via the coding sequence ATGGAAGCTTTGAACATGACTGAAATCGTCGGCTACATGGCCTCGGTGATGGTCGCTATCTCGCTGATGATGAAAGATATTATCTGGCTAAGATGGCTGAACTTCGTCGGCTGCAGCCTGTTTGTTGCCTACGGTGTTGCCATCACGGCCTGGCCGGTGGCGGGCATGAACGCTTTCGTTGCCTGTATCAACATTTACCATCTCTTCAAGATTTACCGCGCCAAGACGCAAAAGCCCGTTGTAGCCTGA
- the rraA gene encoding ribonuclease E activity regulator RraA: MEYNTSELCDMFLDVVDVVEPMFSNYGGVSSFGGAISTVKCFEDNGLIADVLAEEGEGRVLLVDGGGSLRRALIDAAVAEIGVNNGWEGIIVYGSVRDVDALEELDIGIQALASIPVGADNNGIGEIDIPVNFGGVSFLPGDHIYADSTGIILSPEPLDIE, encoded by the coding sequence ATGGAATACAACACCTCAGAATTATGTGACATGTTTCTGGACGTCGTGGATGTGGTAGAGCCCATGTTCAGTAATTACGGTGGTGTTAGCTCATTCGGAGGCGCCATCAGCACAGTCAAGTGTTTCGAAGACAATGGGCTGATTGCCGATGTGCTGGCTGAAGAAGGGGAAGGACGTGTCTTGTTGGTCGATGGCGGTGGCTCCCTGCGCCGTGCTCTGATTGATGCTGCCGTGGCTGAAATCGGCGTCAACAATGGCTGGGAAGGCATTATCGTCTACGGCAGCGTCCGCGATGTGGATGCCCTGGAAGAGCTGGATATTGGTATCCAGGCACTGGCCTCCATTCCCGTGGGCGCCGATAACAACGGCATAGGCGAAATCGATATACCGGTGAACTTTGGCGGCGTCTCTTTCCTGCCCGGCGACCACATTTATGCCGACAGTACCGGCATTATTCTATCGCCCGAACCTCTGGATATCGAGTAA